The following DNA comes from Papaver somniferum cultivar HN1 chromosome 4, ASM357369v1, whole genome shotgun sequence.
ATACAGAATGCCATTTTAGCCAAAAAAAATGTGGAGCACTGATGTATCTCCAGACTTGATCATATCATGCATATTTTCTGAAGTTGATTACTTAGTGCATAATTCAAGAATTGGTTGTTAATCATCTGATTTGGGTGAAAGCTTCTTTTTTTCTATGCATGATTAGACATAACCACATATACAAGGGTCAACTGATTTCATTCATATGCGAATTTCAGTGATGATATTTTCGTAGTTACTTTATGTGTTGGAACTATCATATTCCTGATATTTGGTGCGCATTGTATAGGGGCCAGATCACTTCTGATTCACTCTCAGGACTAGAAAGTAGCTCATCGTCGAACAAACTGTAGCGGTTGCTAGATTCCATTGGGTTGCTGATGAACTTGAAATACTTCAATGTGTCCACAAACAAGCTTTAGGGATTCCCTGACAACATTTCTAATTACGGTAATTTTTGGGCTTTCTATTTTTTATCGAGAGTTACTTTATCTTTTCAAATATTAAGTAGGGCTATGCTTTTTAATGCAGATCAATATAGATGGATGTAAGCTTTAACGAAGAGTTATATCATTATGAACCTGGACTATTTTCAGACAAAACAATTTCGGATGTGTAGGCTTGGGGAAAATTGGAATATACGTTCTCTCACTGGGAACATGCACTGTATTAAGTGATAAACCATTTTAAGCACCATCAAAGAAGCAACTTGCAAAAAGTACACTATGGTCggagaatgaatgaaagaggattttctttttttttttaaagaaaaactaACATAGGCTTTCACTAAAACTCAAAGATATTACAGGGACCTTTGAAACAAGTACTTGAGTACATCAGGTGGAGTGTACCACCATAGCATAACACAAACAATACCTAGCAGAATTAGGAAGCGTATCAGCTGCTTTATTATGCACTCGACTCACACGCTAAACAGAAACGTTAGACATACTATGAACAAACATTAAACATTACACAAAAAAAGGGATTCTCTTTCCATGGAATTCTTCGTGATTTGAAAAATTGTAATGGATATAAGGCAATTTTCTTATTAATATTAGCAAGGGAGAGATGTCACAATATTAGGCTGAAACCATATGAGGTTGAATCGGAAATACTAAACTATGTTAGATTAGTTTTTGTAAATCGGTATAGCTTTGTGCCAGGTGATTGTTAAGCAAAAATGTCTATATATGCTAATTGCTTACTGGATTAGTATTGTCAATATACAATAATGTAACACTGAGTTGTATGAAATCCACTGTCTTAGCAAATAGGTTAGCAATAATGGAGCTGAGCTATCAGTAGAAGAGCAACACCATTAGGCTGCAAAAGCATCAGATCCAACAGGTTTCTTATGTTGTTCTCCTTTtagttttaggaaaaacttaCCGTGTGCACCGAAATTTTGATATCCAACTACTATTTTCATGTGTTAATGTGTGAGAAATTCTTCGACTGTTTAACGTGAGGTTTGATTTTGATATTAACTAATAGTAAGGACCGCCCAAAGCCCGTGccgtcatatcctagtaactcttACAAAGGAAACAAATTTTTGTATCTAATGAAACGACTTATATTTAACAATCGAAAATAAACTTTGGTTACAAGAAATTCATTGTTTATGTCTTAAGCAATCCAACCTTGATTGATTACTATACATTGGAGACATCAGCCACTGAAAACTCATAATATCTTGTCGATCTAAGGTTCGACTTTGAAAGACTTCACAAGGGATCTGTGAAGCACGTGAAAAACCTTTCTTGAAAAGATAGGTAGTTTCATAACATGTATCTGTATTTGCTATTTTTAATTCTTACTTATTGTAAGGTCATTTTCGTATGATATAAGGATATTCAAGAGTTACTGATCAAATCCAGATTTGATAAGAAACTTAAAAAACGATTGAATATAACTCTTATATATTGAAATCATGTTTTTAAGTTTTCCATAATAATTCATATTGGACTTTGATTTAAATTTATATTTTTGTGTAGGTAGTTGACAGATATCTCTATAACTTTTAAATAGCTAGAATAAGCCATAGTCTTGGGGATTTGAATTCGTCTAAATAAAGGAATAAATTTATATCTCCTGATCTAGCATCAGAGATGAAATCAATGGGCGTCTTGTTTGTTATccttgtaatttatttatttctgaTACCGGGGTTGAAATGTTGAATCAGTTGAATAATATTATAAAGAATGTGTGTGGTGTGATTCGATGAAGGGAAATTCGTTGCTAAACATCCAAAAGTAATGAAGTTGCGGGAAAAAAACTTGTACCCAAAATGATGAATTCATATTTGAAGAGATCAAATTTTTGTAATGTATATAGCATCTAGGTTGGGACTTTCTTATAGCCCAAATGCCTGATAGTTTTTCGCGGAAAAGGAATCACCACGTAACGAAATAAAATGtgaaacttaaaaaaaataaacaaattaataAGCAATTCTCCATATGGTTCATAGAACCACTTTGGTTCCATAAACGAACAACAATCAGTCTTCAACTTATGTGCGCACAACAGCTTTGGCTCCCTTCATTGCTTGCCGCGGCTTTTGGATTGGCAGGCCTCCTTCAAATCTGATACAATTTCATGTTTCATTGGGGATGGTTCACTTGAGGGTTTTGAAATATAAACTTGATTTCCAAGGTTGTCCGGCAACAACTTGGAAACTGTGAAGCTGGGAGAAGTTTTCCTCCTCATGTTAAATGCTGAGTGTGATTTGGTAATCCTTCCTGACATGCACACGTAATATTTAAACAACAATTATATACCAATGGTTTATTATGCTATGAGATTATCTTAAAGAATCTAAATAGGTTTTTGTACCTTTCCCGTCATCACGACCACTGATGTTGTTGCTAAGACAATCTTTTGCATCTCACTATCAAGTGGTACAAAAATGGTTGAACCGGAGCAAGAACCTATGTCAAAAAAGAGGTTAAGTACTGACAAACAAATAAGCATAGTTTTCCTCATTTCCTTATTACCGGATCCGTAGGTATGTAATGATTAATAATAGCACCTGGGTATTGGTTCCTATATCTTTGCTTCTCACTTGGTACTCCATTGGTCACCCTCCTCTTCAACCACTTTCGTGTTCCAGTTGTTGCATCCCCATCAGTACCACCAACCAATGCTCAAATGTTTCAGACCAATGTTCGCCTATAATCTTTCATTTAAAGGGGCACAAGCAAGCTAGGTACTTAAGTCAGAATTGATAGGTACGTGAGGAGGTATTGACAGTCAATTGTATAAGGATTACGCCTTCTACTAGTGGATATCTTGGGCAGCAGAGGGATCTAGTCCTGAGCAGCTAGAGTTCAAAAAGGGTAGAGGTTTCAAGATAGTAAGTCCTAATATTACGGAGTTTTAGTGATCCATGCAGTAACGGGATGCCTTTTGAAAAAGAGAATTTCTTGCTGCTTAAAGAGAGTCTTCTATGGGGTAAGCTCGGACTGAGATAATGAGATATTTAGCATACTCGTATTAACTGGGATGGGCTCTGATTTCAAGAGATTATTTTTAAGCAATGAAGAAAGCGGTTCAGGGAACAATACAATAATACGCTTTGAATTCCTAGGGTCCACCAATTCCTGGtggttaattctttttttgattatgaaggtattttcaaattCATCCGCTTTTCCTTTTTGATGAACATGAGGCTACTCATATTAGCTAATAAAACACATCTTCAAACTTCAGGTGCCTAACATCATCTACCAACTGctcaatctggaccattctttatatgtCAGAAATGTAATTGAATAACTTAACTATGTGCCTCAATCTGgaccgtcctttatgtgtccaaaTTGTAGATCTCTGTCCATAGGGAAAAACACCATTTTCCCTTATAGACTAGggtatgacccgtgccgtaagagcaagtcttatggtggaatccaacctattccaagtgtggaaaaaccatggaatgtcaagtctagtggcttccaagttggggttttccacataaaatccaagcaaggttccatggtttggtggaagggtccgtggaatccatctaaacgccaataagaatagcgttaaacgccaATAAGATTGGCGCAGTAGAGGAAAAGAAACGCCAATATGAATGGCGCTGAACGCTAATCAAAATAGCGTAAGTCAAGCGCCAAAAAGAATGGCGTTTACCGCTATTAACAACAACGTTTCCTTAGCGTCATTAACAATAGCGTTAAGCGCTATTAAAAATAGCGtttcatgttatttatttttcttacacTCTTGTCACATCACTCCTGTTTCCTTACCTataaattgaaataaaaaatctttaaaaatacaaaacaaaatttataaatttgaaattgaaacaagATTTAAATTACCTAATTTTCATTTCATAGATTAAGTTACATGGATTAAAAAAACTAAAAGCGACATTACATGGATTCAAATAACTAATATTTAGAATTTAACATGATCCGATTTTCATTGTCAAGCTTCATCATTTCCGAAAGTGGGATGGTTCTTAAGAATTTGGTACACATGATCATATGCAAaatctttgttgttttgttgagAATATAGAGTTTTAGCATGTGCctcctacaaaataaataaacataatcTCTCATTTAGAAAATTAATGACTTAAAATATGGATAATTGAAAATAAGAGGTTCCATTGAATAATACTTATAACTTCTTCTAACGTCCATCCTCCTCCGATATTTGCATAAATTGAATGTATGATACCCATGTAAACTTTGGTTTGCTTTTTTATCACCGACCACCTATTTTGAATACTTTATCTTGTTCTTCCGTTTTCATTACCACCCGCTTCTTCTACAAAGGCTTGAAGCACCCTTTCCCAATAGTTGTTGACTCCTTGATTTTGTCCAACAATCGATTGGAGACTAATTCTcatccaagctttggtgattgcaacatcttcATTTGTAGTGTATGCCATACTTGCACTTGATTGAAAGAAGGTTtggaattaaaaatataaaatcaagagagataagaagcaaagaaaatcttgaaattttgggatggtttgatttgtgttgaAGAAGCCAATTTTTATAGAtaaattttaattttgaaaatctgACCGTTGAAACGCTATTGAGAATAGCGTTAAGCGCCATTCTTAATGGCGTTTATTTTGAGTCGTTGATTAGAAGGAGCCGTTGAGAATCCAATGGTGTAGAATAAAACGCAATTGAGAATATCGTTAAGCGCCATTCTTATTTGCGCCAAACGCCATTGTTAATTACGCTAATCACAAAAAACATCCAGGCGCCACTCGACTTCTCCAATCCTATACTTAGTTTTTTTCCTAGTctctcattttttctttttcctcttgaacaaactagttttttggtttcatatttttaatcaaatcaaatcaaaaagaagataaaattgaatgaaattgaaacttgattgatactaaaaatactacattgattccactacatcaaattgaaaaataaaagataaaaacataATTGAAGCTACATAGTTCCTTAAGCtacatggtttcatatattgaaatGACGAACATTGCTAGTGCTACGATAACCATAGTTTGCACCAAGTGTTCTAGGAGGATAACCATGTTTTTccaaaatcttattttgtttaTCCAACATAAATTGTTGCTTCCATTCCGGCAAGGTCTCAACCTCCACATCCAACACTTCGAGTTCATGTTTCTCCAAAGCTAAATCCAAGGATTTCTTGTTCGTTTCTGCAATAGCTAATAAATATTCTTCTTGTCCATCCAATCTTGCCAtcttctttgaattctcttcactAAAATGTTTCAAAATACGGTCGGTTCCGTCATTGATGGCCGATAGCTCCGAAGCTTCCCTTTGTTGAGCCCTTTTTCCCGTTGGTCGACGAGGGCCATCCTCTTCAAGCCATCTTGGGTCGCTTCTTGTCGGAGCACTAATTGTTGAAGCATTAACACTAGGAGCCTCCGATTCATCTTCCTCATTTTGGGTAGGATCAAATTCTTCGGGATTGAATTCGGGAACATGGGCTTTGAAAAGTCGGTACACTCTTTATTTCCAAAAGGTTTTCCCTTGCTAACCTTACTATATTCCAATCTAGCTTTTCtctcctacaaaaaaaaaacaaaaacccaagttagaaatccttcaataaaataaaatgatatacaTTAAGAAATCCTAATAAAACTTACAAGATCATCAATTCCGCATCCGCTTGCATTGTTTCTATGCAAATTTCTTAAGATACCAACCCACTTTTTGACATCTTTTTCAAGGTACCAAATCTATTTTGCAACCTATGAACACTCATATCATACTTATTCCCAAAGCTGCTTACATAGGTATCGAATTCCTGCTCCAAAAACTGGTTTGATTTTTGATCAACTCCGGCAACACCATCAAGTGTAATGCTtatccaagctttggtgattgcaacatcttcAGGCGTAGCATATTTTTCCATGGTTAAAAAAAGTCTGAATTGCAATGAATTTTAAtaagatggagaaaaaaatctAGAGATTCAAAGGTTTTGGTCTGAGCTGAGAAGTGATCAATTTATAGGGAAAATTTCGAATTCAGAAAAATAGCCGTTGAAACGCCATTGTTATTAGCGTTTTTTTGTGAGTCGTTGATTAGAAGGAGCCGTTAAAGATCTAATGGTTAGAAATGAAGCGCAAATCTTAATATCGTTTGGCGACTTGACCCCAATCTAAGTTACGTCTTTCATtctcaatgaccatgttatgcaaaATCAAACAAGCCTTGATAATAAAGTTTATATCCTTCTTATCCTAGTAACATGCTGGATTTTTAGTTATGTGGAACTTGTTTTGGAGAGTTCCAAAAGCCCTTTCAACATCATTTCTCTTCGCTTGTTGGTATTTATTGAACAACGAATTAGCTGGCTGATTTGGAAGAAGAATTTTGAATGACTGCACTATACAAGACAATCGTGGATATATATTATTCTCCAAGTAGTAACCCTTGTCGTAGCTGTGGCTATTGATGCGGTAATTACAAGGAGCTGCTAAACCATTAACCATCTTATCAAAACGTGGAGATTGAGCCAAGACGTTCAAGTCGTTGTTCGACCCTGGTGTTCCAaataaaccatgccaaaaccaccgATCATATGATGCCACGACTTCTAAGATCATGGTAGGTTTTTTCTCATGCCCACGGAACGTACCTGCCCATGTTGTTGGACAATTCTTCCACCGAAaatgcatacaatcaacactTCCAAGCATTCCAGGAAACCCTCTAGCCGCATTTTCTGCCAATAATCTTTCCGTGTCTTCTCTTGTAGGAAGTCGCATGTACCTTGGACCAAAGAGGCGAACAATTACCCTGGTAAACCTCTTCACATACATATAGACGGTTGGCGCTCCCATACGAACATAATCATCTGTGCTATCAGCGGCTATACCTTTACACAAACATTTCATTACGGCATACATCTTCATGTGGGGAGAGTGACCAAGTTTTCCGGTGCAATCAACTTGGAAATCAAAAGCAGGATCCACAACAACAATCTCACTTAGAATACGTAAGAAAAGAGGTCGATACATACCCAAACATTGGTGGAACTTCTTAGGGCCCCAAGTACAGTTAGGTCCAAAGTAGTCATGCATCATTCTTGCATTTCCATCCTCTCGGTGTCTTTCCACAATTTGTCGCGTCAATACTTCTTGAGGCACCGGTTGGAAGAGACTATGCATTCTTTGAGTCATATACTGGTACACCACAATTGTTCTCTCCTCGATATCATCACCAATGCTAATATCGATAC
Coding sequences within:
- the LOC113273133 gene encoding uncharacterized protein LOC113273133 gives rise to the protein MDDENTLRRYVLMTYGIDISIGDDIEERTIVVYQYMTQRMHSLFQPVPQEVLTRQIVERHREDGNARMMHDYFGPNCTWGPKKFHQCLGMYRPLFLRILSEIVVVDPAFDFQVDCTGKLGHSPHMKMYAVMKCLCKGIAADSTDDYVRMGAPTVYMYVKRFTRVIVRLFGPRYMRLPTREDTERLLAENAARGFPGMLGSVDCMHFRWKNCPTTWAGTFRGHEKKPTMILEVVASYDRWFWHGLFGTPGSNNDLNVLAQSPRFDKMVNGLAAPCNYRINSHSYDKGYYLENNIYPRLSCIVQSFKILLPNQPANSLFNKYQQAKRNDVERAFGTLQNKFHITKNPACY